The Amycolatopsis mongoliensis genome includes a window with the following:
- a CDS encoding PadR family transcriptional regulator — translation MTDGNPLTPAAFQVLLALAAGPGGRAHGYGIMGFVAEVTAGEVQLGPGTLYRTLTRLAADGLAEELPGEDSRRRYYRITPAGRAAASREATLLRRLVAAAGDADLLARPESA, via the coding sequence ATGACCGACGGCAACCCGCTGACCCCCGCGGCTTTCCAGGTGCTCCTGGCACTGGCCGCCGGGCCGGGCGGGCGCGCGCACGGCTACGGGATCATGGGGTTCGTCGCCGAGGTCACGGCCGGCGAAGTCCAGCTCGGACCGGGGACGCTCTACCGGACGCTGACCCGGCTGGCCGCCGACGGGCTGGCCGAGGAGCTCCCGGGCGAGGACTCCCGCCGCCGCTACTACCGCATCACGCCGGCCGGCCGCGCGGCCGCGTCGCGCGAAGCGACGCTGCTGCGCCGGCTGGTCGCGGCGGCCGGTGACGCGGATCTGCTGGCCCGCCCGGAGTCGGCGTGA
- the rdmE gene encoding aklavinone 12-hydroxylase RdmE: protein MTERVQVLVVGAGLGGLSASLFLAREGVDVLTVERHAGTSVHSRAAGQNWRTMELFHWAGIDREVLEVSPRASQGLRITVATSLAGRVLHQLMEDGSEFDVSASTTLPAGMAGQDVVEPILLAHAEKAGARVRFRTELVDLTQDDDGVAATLRHRDSGEETVVRADYVVAADGGRSGIRQRLGIGTTGMDALSHCLGVVFDADLGDRVRPGVTDLFYLQHPDFTAGLVNTDVPNRYVFAPDYFPDRGESPADFDHDRLVSMIRAATDLPELAPEIVWTGSWEIAARLADSFRSGRVFLIGDAAKVTPPTGGQGGNTAVGDGADIAWKLAAVLRGEAGPALLDTYEAERKPIARMIIDTSLHNMKQRMHPDLDVSGLTEPEDMLNAVLGFRYRSTAVLAEEPDDGARVEDIHAPSGRPGFRAPGLESTVDLLGHSWVLLCTGGEWDRAAADVAAETGIRLECHVLDDIASRYGLTAGGASLVRPDGIVAWRAKEPVEDPAGELWRVLTAVLSR, encoded by the coding sequence ATGACGGAGCGGGTACAGGTGCTGGTCGTGGGGGCCGGGCTGGGCGGACTGTCGGCATCGCTGTTCCTGGCACGGGAGGGAGTGGACGTCCTGACGGTCGAGCGGCACGCCGGAACGTCGGTCCACTCCCGGGCCGCCGGGCAGAACTGGCGCACGATGGAGCTGTTCCACTGGGCAGGAATCGACCGCGAGGTGCTGGAGGTGAGCCCGCGGGCGTCGCAGGGGCTGCGGATCACCGTCGCGACCAGCCTGGCGGGCCGCGTCCTGCACCAGCTCATGGAGGACGGCAGCGAGTTCGACGTCTCGGCCTCGACGACGTTGCCCGCCGGCATGGCCGGCCAGGACGTCGTCGAGCCGATCCTGCTGGCGCACGCGGAGAAGGCCGGGGCGCGGGTCCGGTTCCGGACCGAGCTCGTCGACCTGACGCAGGACGACGACGGAGTCGCCGCGACGCTGCGGCACCGGGACTCCGGCGAGGAGACCGTGGTGCGCGCGGACTACGTCGTCGCCGCCGACGGCGGACGCAGCGGCATCCGGCAGCGGCTGGGCATCGGGACCACCGGGATGGACGCGCTGAGCCACTGCCTCGGCGTCGTGTTCGACGCCGACCTGGGCGACCGCGTCCGACCCGGCGTGACCGACCTGTTCTACCTGCAGCACCCGGACTTCACCGCCGGCCTGGTCAACACCGACGTGCCGAACCGGTACGTCTTCGCGCCGGACTACTTCCCGGACCGCGGCGAGAGCCCGGCCGACTTCGATCACGACCGGCTCGTGTCGATGATCCGCGCGGCCACCGACCTGCCGGAGCTCGCGCCGGAGATCGTCTGGACCGGCTCGTGGGAGATCGCCGCGCGGCTGGCCGACAGCTTCCGCTCCGGGCGGGTCTTCCTGATCGGCGACGCGGCGAAGGTGACGCCGCCGACCGGCGGCCAGGGCGGCAACACGGCGGTCGGCGACGGCGCGGACATCGCGTGGAAGCTCGCCGCGGTGCTGCGCGGCGAAGCGGGTCCGGCCCTGCTCGACACCTACGAAGCCGAGCGGAAGCCGATCGCGCGGATGATCATCGACACCTCGCTGCACAACATGAAGCAGCGGATGCACCCCGATCTCGACGTCTCCGGGCTGACCGAGCCGGAGGACATGCTGAACGCCGTCCTCGGGTTCCGCTACCGCTCGACGGCGGTGCTCGCGGAGGAGCCGGACGACGGTGCGCGGGTCGAAGACATCCACGCGCCGAGCGGGCGGCCGGGGTTCCGGGCGCCCGGCCTGGAGTCCACTGTGGACCTCCTGGGGCACTCGTGGGTGCTCCTGTGCACCGGCGGCGAGTGGGACCGCGCCGCGGCCGACGTCGCGGCGGAAACCGGCATCCGCCTGGAGTGCCACGTGCTCGACGACATCGCGTCGCGCTACGGCCTGACGGCGGGCGGGGCTTCGCTCGTGCGTCCGGACGGCATCGTCGCGTGGCGGGCCAAGGAACCGGTCGAGGACCCGGCGGGCGAGCTGTGGCGGGTCCTGACCGCGGTCCTTTCGCGCTAG
- a CDS encoding SACE_7040 family transcriptional regulator translates to MPANPTPLVNGEKASRREQILAAAAELFAHHGFHGVGIDDIGAAVGISGPALYRHFRSKDAILGEMLNSISRYLLDGGTTWANRPGTPDDTLTGLVAFHVGFALAHPALITVQERNLANLTDADRKQVRALQRQYVEVWVRAIREAMPELGEREARSAAHAVFGLINSTPYNRHLGDSELAELLSRLALGALRAAG, encoded by the coding sequence ATGCCGGCCAACCCCACCCCTCTCGTGAACGGTGAGAAGGCGAGCAGACGCGAACAGATCCTGGCCGCGGCTGCCGAGCTCTTCGCCCACCACGGGTTCCACGGCGTCGGGATCGACGACATCGGCGCCGCCGTCGGCATCTCCGGGCCCGCGCTCTACCGGCACTTCCGCAGCAAGGACGCGATCCTCGGCGAGATGCTGAACTCGATCAGCCGCTACCTGCTCGACGGCGGCACGACGTGGGCGAACCGGCCCGGCACGCCGGACGACACGCTGACCGGGCTCGTGGCGTTCCACGTCGGCTTCGCGCTCGCGCACCCGGCCTTGATCACCGTTCAGGAGCGCAACCTCGCGAACCTCACCGACGCCGACCGCAAGCAGGTGCGCGCACTGCAGCGGCAGTACGTCGAGGTGTGGGTCCGCGCGATCCGCGAAGCCATGCCGGAGCTGGGAGAACGGGAGGCGCGGTCGGCGGCACACGCCGTGTTCGGACTGATCAACTCGACGCCGTACAACCGCCATCTCGGTGACTCGGAACTGGCCGAACTGCTCTCCCGGCTCGCACTGGGTGCGCTCCGCGCGGCCGGATGA
- a CDS encoding VOC family protein, translating into MPIQGVGKVVVGVEDQARAKEFWSGTVGFAVTTDVPYDDQGRRWVEVTAPDGTILVLSESPEDRRRFGAADQLPTSGFFFYADDVEKTYEELSAKGVEFPSKPEKQPWGWWSMFVDSEGNRFALQQRD; encoded by the coding sequence ATGCCCATCCAAGGGGTCGGCAAGGTCGTCGTCGGGGTCGAGGACCAGGCGCGCGCCAAGGAGTTCTGGTCCGGGACCGTCGGCTTCGCGGTGACCACCGACGTGCCCTACGACGACCAGGGGCGCCGCTGGGTCGAGGTGACCGCCCCGGACGGGACGATCCTCGTGCTCAGCGAGTCTCCTGAGGACCGCCGCCGGTTCGGGGCCGCCGACCAGCTGCCGACGTCGGGCTTCTTCTTCTACGCCGACGACGTCGAGAAGACGTACGAGGAGCTTTCGGCGAAGGGCGTGGAGTTCCCCTCGAAGCCGGAGAAGCAGCCGTGGGGCTGGTGGTCGATGTTCGTCGACTCCGAGGGGAACCGCTTCGCCCTGCAGCAGCGCGACTAG
- a CDS encoding DUF2306 domain-containing protein: MRKPAVWLLVVAIVFALVLAYPYLSLDIGESRLDVRDGLHYAVLVAHIFTAAVALVLGPLQFLPKIRARRRVHRALGRVYLFAGVLPSALATIPVAVWSGRPVTQVGLTTAAVLWLVTGGLAYRAARRRDFAAHRAWMMRNYALTFLAVTSRVLVPLLLLVQVPFGGVDPGSAPSLIPIGQTLGWVVNLIFAEFLIRRRQRPATRSPRRTKRLAARRDAPAA, translated from the coding sequence ATGCGGAAACCGGCAGTGTGGCTGCTCGTCGTCGCGATCGTCTTCGCCCTGGTGCTGGCGTACCCGTACCTGAGCCTCGACATCGGCGAAAGCCGCCTCGACGTGCGCGACGGCCTGCACTACGCGGTGCTGGTGGCGCACATCTTCACGGCCGCGGTGGCGCTCGTGCTCGGCCCCCTGCAGTTCCTGCCGAAGATCCGGGCGCGCCGGCGGGTCCACCGGGCACTCGGCCGGGTCTACCTCTTCGCCGGTGTGCTGCCGTCGGCACTGGCCACGATCCCGGTCGCGGTGTGGTCCGGCCGCCCCGTCACGCAGGTCGGCCTGACCACCGCGGCCGTCCTGTGGCTCGTCACCGGCGGCCTTGCGTACCGGGCGGCCCGGCGGCGCGACTTCGCCGCGCACCGGGCCTGGATGATGCGAAACTACGCGCTGACCTTCCTCGCCGTCACCTCGCGCGTGCTCGTGCCCCTACTCCTGCTGGTCCAGGTGCCCTTCGGCGGAGTGGACCCGGGAAGCGCACCTTCGCTGATCCCGATCGGGCAGACGCTGGGCTGGGTCGTCAACCTGATCTTCGCCGAGTTTCTGATCAGGCGTCGTCAGCGGCCGGCGACGCGTTCCCCGAGGCGCACCAAGCGGTTGGCGGCCCGGCGTGACGCGCCGGCGGCGTAG
- a CDS encoding bifunctional o-acetylhomoserine/o-acetylserine sulfhydrylase, with product MSADDTSAWSFETRQIHAGAAPDPATGARATPIYQTTSYVFRDSQHGADLFSLAEPGNIYTRIMNPTQDVLEQRVASLEGGVAALAFASGSAATTAAILNLAGAGDHFVSSQSLYGGTYNLFHYTLPKLGIEVTFIDDQDDLEQWRAAVRPNTKFFFAETLANPGSNVLDIRGVADTAHEAGVPLLVDNTIPTPYLVRPIEHGADVVIHSATKYLGGHGTTIAGVLVDGGTFDFGKDPARFPGFTEPDPSYHGLRYWEALGPGAFAAKARVQLLRDTGAAIAPLNSFLILQGIETLSLRIERHVSNAQALAEWLEQRDEVEKVYYAGLPSSPFYEAGQKYLPRGAGAVLSFDLRGGVEAGRKFVDGTELHSQLVNLGDVRSLIVHPASTTHSQLSAQEQLASGVTPGLVRIAVGLEGIEDLKADLEAGFRAAKAEL from the coding sequence ATGAGCGCGGACGACACCTCGGCGTGGTCCTTCGAGACCAGGCAGATCCACGCGGGCGCCGCGCCGGATCCGGCCACGGGCGCGCGGGCGACGCCGATCTACCAGACGACGTCGTACGTCTTCCGCGACAGCCAGCACGGCGCCGACCTGTTCAGCCTCGCCGAGCCCGGCAACATCTACACGCGGATCATGAACCCGACGCAGGACGTGCTGGAGCAGCGCGTCGCATCGCTCGAAGGCGGCGTCGCGGCGCTGGCGTTCGCGTCCGGCTCGGCGGCGACCACGGCGGCGATCCTGAACCTCGCCGGCGCGGGCGACCACTTCGTGTCCAGCCAGTCGCTCTACGGCGGCACCTACAACCTCTTCCACTACACGCTGCCGAAGCTCGGCATCGAGGTCACGTTCATCGACGACCAGGACGACCTCGAGCAGTGGCGCGCCGCCGTCCGGCCGAACACGAAGTTCTTCTTCGCCGAGACGCTCGCCAACCCGGGCAGCAACGTCCTCGACATCCGCGGCGTCGCCGACACCGCGCACGAGGCCGGCGTCCCGCTGCTGGTCGACAACACCATCCCCACGCCGTACCTGGTGCGCCCGATCGAGCACGGCGCCGACGTCGTGATCCACTCGGCCACCAAGTACCTCGGCGGCCACGGCACGACGATCGCCGGCGTCCTGGTCGACGGCGGCACGTTCGACTTCGGCAAGGACCCGGCGCGGTTCCCGGGCTTCACCGAGCCCGACCCGAGCTACCACGGCCTGAGGTACTGGGAGGCGCTCGGCCCGGGCGCGTTCGCGGCGAAGGCGCGCGTCCAGCTCCTGCGTGACACGGGCGCGGCCATCGCGCCGCTGAACAGCTTCCTGATCCTGCAGGGCATCGAGACGCTGTCGCTGCGCATCGAGCGGCACGTGTCGAACGCGCAGGCGCTCGCCGAATGGCTCGAGCAGCGCGACGAGGTCGAAAAGGTGTACTACGCCGGCTTGCCGTCCAGTCCCTTCTACGAGGCCGGGCAGAAGTACCTGCCGCGGGGTGCGGGCGCGGTCCTGTCGTTCGACCTGCGCGGCGGCGTCGAGGCGGGCCGGAAGTTCGTCGACGGCACCGAGCTGCACAGCCAGCTGGTGAACCTCGGCGACGTCCGCAGCCTGATCGTGCACCCGGCGTCGACCACGCACAGCCAGCTCTCGGCGCAGGAGCAGCTCGCCAGCGGCGTGACGCCGGGCCTGGTCCGGATCGCCGTCGGGCTGGAGGGGATCGAGGACCTCAAGGCCGACCTGGAGGCGGGATTCCGGGCGGCCAAGGCAGAACTGTGA
- a CDS encoding AurF N-oxygenase family protein → MGDREATAERLLRSSARLSYDPDVDVHWAAPLNEDQFFIPEKLVSLYGTPLWDTLSREQRIELSRQELVNTVSVGIWFELILMQMLLRASYRQDPTTRHVHYALTEVADECRHSTMFARLIERVEGRPYRNSRWLQRSAQALPMILHGPAMWVATLIGEEIFDALQREHLDDESVQPVVRAVMRIHVTEEARHVRYARDDLVRELARAPWWRKEFARIVVAVGALLMSRLLSRPRQYLRAGIDPGVAVRAARTSAHRRETLAFGARKLVRFLRENDLIGGPSAVLWRRAGML, encoded by the coding sequence ATGGGCGATCGCGAAGCCACGGCCGAGCGGCTGCTCCGGTCGAGCGCCCGGCTCTCCTACGACCCGGACGTCGACGTCCACTGGGCCGCGCCGCTGAACGAAGACCAGTTCTTCATCCCGGAAAAGCTGGTCTCCCTCTACGGCACTCCGTTGTGGGACACGCTGAGCCGCGAACAGCGGATCGAGCTGTCGCGCCAGGAACTCGTGAACACCGTCAGCGTCGGGATCTGGTTCGAGCTGATCCTCATGCAGATGCTGCTGCGCGCGTCCTACCGCCAGGACCCGACGACCCGGCACGTGCACTACGCGCTGACCGAAGTCGCCGACGAATGCCGGCACTCCACGATGTTCGCGCGGCTGATCGAGCGGGTCGAAGGACGGCCGTACCGCAACAGCCGCTGGCTGCAGCGGTCCGCGCAGGCCCTGCCGATGATCCTCCACGGCCCGGCGATGTGGGTCGCGACGCTGATCGGCGAGGAGATCTTCGACGCGCTGCAGCGCGAGCACCTGGACGACGAATCGGTGCAGCCGGTGGTCCGCGCGGTGATGCGGATCCACGTCACGGAAGAAGCACGCCACGTGCGGTACGCGCGCGACGACCTCGTCCGGGAACTCGCGCGAGCACCCTGGTGGCGCAAGGAGTTCGCGCGGATCGTGGTCGCCGTCGGCGCGCTGCTGATGTCGCGGCTGCTGTCCCGGCCTCGGCAGTACCTGCGCGCGGGGATCGACCCCGGCGTCGCGGTCCGGGCGGCCCGGACCAGCGCGCACCGGCGGGAGACGCTGGCGTTCGGGGCCCGGAAGCTCGTCCGGTTCCTGCGGGAGAACGACCTGATCGGCGGTCCGAGCGCGGTGCTGTGGCGCCGCGCCGGAATGCTCTAG
- a CDS encoding class I SAM-dependent methyltransferase yields the protein MSDARRIVESGYDSSAERYLEWSARIADDPRLRFLAELTDRLDDGADVLDLGCGAGVPCTALLAERHDVVGVDLSAAQLDLARRNVPGARFQKGDMAEVSFPDECFDAVTAFYSVLHVPREDQGDLFTSIADWLRPGGWFLAALGCSGANGVEDDWLGTPMFFSSHAPDVNRRLLAAAGFTLVVDELVTMHEPEGPATFHWVLARR from the coding sequence GTGAGCGACGCGCGGCGGATCGTCGAATCCGGCTACGACAGCTCGGCGGAGCGCTATCTCGAGTGGAGCGCGCGGATCGCGGACGACCCGCGGCTGCGCTTCCTGGCCGAGCTGACCGACCGGCTCGACGACGGCGCCGACGTGCTCGACCTCGGCTGCGGCGCGGGCGTGCCGTGCACGGCGCTGCTCGCCGAGCGCCACGACGTCGTCGGCGTCGACCTTTCCGCGGCCCAACTCGACCTCGCGCGGCGGAATGTCCCCGGCGCGCGGTTCCAAAAGGGCGACATGGCGGAGGTGTCGTTCCCGGACGAGTGCTTCGACGCCGTCACCGCGTTCTACTCGGTGCTGCACGTGCCCCGCGAAGACCAGGGCGACCTCTTCACGAGCATCGCCGATTGGCTCCGGCCCGGCGGCTGGTTCCTGGCCGCGCTGGGGTGCAGCGGGGCGAACGGCGTCGAGGACGACTGGCTCGGTACGCCCATGTTCTTCAGCAGCCACGCCCCGGACGTCAACCGGCGCCTGCTGGCCGCGGCCGGCTTCACGCTCGTCGTCGACGAGCTGGTGACCATGCACGAACCGGAAGGACCGGCCACCTTCCACTGGGTCCTCGCGCGCCGCTAG
- the metX gene encoding homoserine O-acetyltransferase MetX → MTDAPVTGAWRIGDPPGRRKFVTGPGALALEAGGVLPGFTLAYETWGTLNSDASNAVLVEHALTGDSHAAGPLVPGHPSAGWWDGLIGPGKALDTGEFFVVVPNVLGGCQGSTGPSSPDPDGTPWGSRFPVVTVRDQVAAEAVLADHLGITRWAAVVGGSMGGMRALEWAVTLPSRVASVLVLASTARASAEQIAWAAPQLHAIRSDSFFHGGDYYSAPEGPHRGLGVARRIAHVTYRSEPELARRFGREPQGAEDPLRGGRFAVESYLDHHAGKLVGRFDANSYVVLTESMNTHDIGRDRGGVAAALGRVTARAVIGGVDSDRLYPLHQSAEIASGIPGSPESSVVSSPYGHDSFLIETGQVAALVKALLG, encoded by the coding sequence GTGACGGACGCTCCCGTCACCGGCGCCTGGCGGATCGGTGATCCGCCGGGCCGCCGGAAGTTCGTCACCGGCCCCGGCGCGCTCGCGCTGGAGGCCGGTGGCGTGCTGCCCGGCTTCACCCTGGCGTACGAGACGTGGGGGACGCTGAACTCCGACGCGTCCAACGCGGTGCTCGTCGAGCACGCGCTGACCGGCGACAGCCACGCGGCCGGGCCGCTGGTGCCGGGACATCCCAGCGCGGGCTGGTGGGACGGGCTGATCGGGCCCGGGAAGGCCTTGGACACCGGCGAGTTCTTCGTCGTGGTCCCGAACGTGCTGGGCGGCTGCCAGGGCTCCACAGGCCCGTCTTCGCCGGATCCCGATGGGACGCCGTGGGGCAGCCGGTTCCCGGTCGTGACGGTGCGGGACCAGGTGGCCGCGGAGGCGGTCCTGGCCGACCACCTGGGCATCACGCGGTGGGCGGCCGTCGTCGGCGGGTCCATGGGCGGGATGCGCGCGCTGGAGTGGGCCGTGACGCTGCCGTCGCGGGTGGCGTCGGTGCTGGTGCTGGCGTCGACCGCGCGGGCGTCGGCCGAGCAGATCGCGTGGGCGGCGCCGCAGCTGCACGCGATCCGCAGTGACTCGTTCTTCCACGGCGGTGACTACTACTCGGCTCCGGAGGGTCCGCACCGCGGCCTGGGGGTCGCGCGGCGGATCGCCCACGTCACCTACCGCAGCGAACCGGAGCTGGCCCGGCGGTTCGGCCGCGAACCCCAAGGGGCGGAGGATCCCCTGCGGGGCGGGCGGTTCGCCGTCGAGTCCTATTTGGACCACCACGCGGGCAAGCTGGTGGGCCGGTTCGACGCGAACAGCTACGTGGTGCTGACGGAGTCGATGAACACCCACGACATCGGCCGGGACCGCGGCGGCGTCGCGGCGGCGCTGGGCCGGGTGACGGCGCGGGCGGTGATCGGCGGGGTGGACAGCGACCGGCTCTACCCGCTGCACCAGTCGGCGGAGATCGCTTCGGGGATCCCCGGGTCGCCGGAGTCGTCGGTGGTTTCTTCGCCGTACGGCCACGACTCGTTCCTCATCGAGACCGGCCAGGTCGCGGCGCTGGTGAAAGCGTTGCTGGGCTGA
- a CDS encoding PucR family transcriptional regulator, with translation MVSVRSVVDRVGPTLLHALQVPDDSPAVADVVIAEPGGVLTLAAGDLVLGVATTGPEDAAQLVKRSAEQGAAAVLLKPPLAAKPAVKRAAKASGIALVQVHAATSWAQLVWLLRTVLDALADESEDLDPGSGDLFRLADAVASVVDAPVTIEDTNSRVLAYSARQDLTDPARVATIMGRRIPDDVLARFRSRGVFRELSRGRQTIFVPAQRDGTLPRLIVPIRMGGELLGSMWAVVAGPVSDERAAAFADAAPVVALHLLRRRAHTDAQRRASAELLRGVLEGRANPRKAMAELDLSDEPHRVVVIEVTGGDGRDAEGLRLALLERLSQGIGRRPVATELAGLLYAVVPDRPGPGGWAELRDALVGTGPSRRSGAPRAAAGAPGEIGDLSASRSQADEALGLLRAELLDERVITFDEAWTALTLHRGATAASGAKVAELGPLGVLRAHDETGKAGYVETLYEWLRHPGDPRAAARELRIHPNTLRYRMRKLLELVPLDLDDPDVRLALITQLVALHWS, from the coding sequence GTGGTCTCGGTGCGCAGCGTGGTCGACCGGGTGGGGCCGACGCTGCTCCACGCGCTCCAAGTGCCCGACGACTCGCCCGCCGTCGCCGACGTCGTGATCGCCGAGCCCGGCGGGGTGCTCACGCTCGCCGCCGGGGACCTCGTGCTCGGCGTGGCCACCACCGGACCCGAAGACGCCGCCCAGCTGGTGAAGCGGAGTGCCGAGCAGGGCGCCGCCGCCGTGCTGCTCAAGCCGCCGCTGGCCGCGAAGCCCGCCGTCAAGCGCGCGGCGAAGGCCAGCGGGATCGCGCTCGTCCAGGTGCACGCCGCGACGTCGTGGGCCCAGCTCGTGTGGCTGCTGCGGACCGTCCTCGACGCCCTCGCCGACGAGTCCGAGGACCTCGATCCCGGTTCCGGAGACCTCTTCCGGCTCGCCGACGCCGTCGCGTCGGTCGTGGACGCGCCGGTGACCATCGAGGACACCAACTCCCGCGTGCTCGCCTACTCCGCGCGGCAGGACCTCACCGACCCCGCGCGCGTCGCCACGATCATGGGCCGCCGCATCCCCGACGACGTGCTCGCGCGGTTCCGGTCGCGCGGCGTGTTCCGCGAGCTGTCCCGCGGCCGGCAGACGATCTTCGTCCCCGCCCAGCGCGACGGCACCCTGCCGCGGCTGATCGTGCCGATCCGGATGGGCGGCGAGCTGCTCGGGTCGATGTGGGCGGTCGTCGCCGGGCCGGTGTCCGACGAGCGCGCGGCCGCCTTCGCCGACGCCGCCCCGGTCGTCGCGCTGCACCTGCTGCGCCGCCGCGCGCACACCGACGCGCAGCGCCGCGCGTCGGCCGAGCTGCTGCGCGGGGTGCTCGAAGGACGGGCGAACCCGCGCAAGGCGATGGCCGAGCTGGACCTGTCCGACGAGCCGCACCGCGTGGTCGTCATCGAGGTCACCGGCGGCGACGGCCGCGACGCCGAGGGCCTGCGGCTCGCCCTGCTCGAACGGCTTTCCCAGGGCATCGGCCGCCGTCCGGTCGCGACCGAGCTGGCCGGCCTGCTCTACGCCGTGGTCCCCGACCGGCCCGGCCCCGGCGGCTGGGCCGAACTCCGGGACGCTCTCGTCGGGACGGGACCGTCTCGTCGCAGTGGTGCCCCGCGCGCCGCGGCCGGCGCACCCGGCGAGATCGGCGACCTCTCGGCGTCGCGCAGCCAGGCCGACGAAGCCCTCGGCCTGCTGCGCGCCGAGCTCCTCGACGAGCGCGTGATCACCTTCGACGAAGCCTGGACGGCGTTGACGCTGCACCGCGGCGCGACGGCGGCCTCCGGGGCGAAGGTCGCGGAGCTCGGTCCCCTCGGCGTCCTGCGCGCACACGACGAGACGGGCAAGGCCGGCTACGTCGAGACGCTCTACGAATGGTTGCGTCACCCCGGCGACCCGCGCGCGGCCGCCCGCGAGCTGCGGATCCACCCCAACACCCTGCGCTACCGGATGCGCAAGCTCCTCGAGCTGGTGCCGCTGGACCTCGACGACCCCGACGTCCGGCTGGCGCTGATCACGCAGCTGGTCGCCCTGCACTGGAGCTGA
- a CDS encoding TetR/AcrR family transcriptional regulator: MRDLLKHALEADLPGDETAERIMGAALTQAEDFGLRRFTVDDVARRVGLSRVTIYRYFPKKDQLLNALVLREMKRFLTKVDAVVEAQATPEDKLIEGLSFSLGYLRGHRLLDRLLRTEPELILPQLTVQAGGLFAAARTRIAAHFHAEIAAGRLSLPAEDVDGMAELLIRIVVSLVLTQETVLPVDDDVQRRRLAELYLAPIVRSLRPA; the protein is encoded by the coding sequence ATGCGCGACCTCCTGAAGCACGCGCTCGAAGCCGACCTGCCCGGCGACGAGACCGCGGAGCGGATCATGGGCGCGGCGCTGACCCAGGCCGAGGACTTCGGGTTGCGCCGGTTCACCGTCGACGACGTCGCGCGCCGCGTCGGCCTCTCCCGCGTGACGATCTACCGCTACTTCCCGAAGAAGGACCAGCTGCTCAACGCGCTGGTCCTGCGGGAGATGAAGCGGTTCCTGACGAAGGTCGACGCCGTCGTCGAGGCGCAGGCGACCCCGGAGGACAAGCTCATCGAGGGGTTGAGCTTCTCGCTGGGGTACCTGCGGGGGCACCGGCTGCTCGACCGCCTGCTGCGCACGGAGCCGGAGCTGATCCTCCCGCAGCTGACGGTCCAGGCTGGCGGCCTGTTCGCGGCGGCCCGCACCCGGATCGCGGCGCACTTCCACGCGGAGATCGCGGCCGGCCGGCTCAGCCTGCCCGCCGAGGACGTCGACGGGATGGCGGAGCTGCTGATCCGGATCGTGGTGTCGCTGGTGCTGACCCAGGAGACGGTGCTCCCGGTGGACGACGACGTCCAGCGGCGCCGGCTGGCCGAGCTGTACCTGGCCCCGATCGTCCGTTCGCTGCGCCCCGCCTGA
- a CDS encoding VOC family protein yields the protein MSRPLGLVPHLFVRDVEAALSFYGKAFGAVELSARFCPTARCFSSNWRSATRGCW from the coding sequence GTGAGCCGGCCGCTCGGCCTGGTGCCGCACCTGTTCGTCCGCGACGTCGAGGCGGCGCTTTCCTTCTACGGCAAGGCGTTCGGCGCGGTGGAGCTGTCCGCACGGTTCTGCCCGACGGCACGGTGCTTTTCGTCGAACTGGCGGTCGGCGACGCGCGGCTGCTGGTGA
- a CDS encoding VOC family protein: protein MLFVELAVGDARLLVSQEIASLDALAPSTIGGTPMLLTLETPDPDDLARRAVFGGATVEAPVTEMFFGERYGRVVDPDGHRWALTTKREQYTPEDIDARKPTRSSGARGPSGRWPVLPVRAWSPARRRRA from the coding sequence GTGCTTTTCGTCGAACTGGCGGTCGGCGACGCGCGGCTGCTGGTGAGCCAGGAGATCGCATCGCTGGACGCGCTGGCGCCGTCGACGATCGGCGGGACCCCGATGCTGCTCACGCTGGAGACCCCCGACCCGGACGACCTCGCGCGGCGGGCGGTCTTCGGGGGGGCGACGGTCGAGGCCCCGGTGACGGAGATGTTCTTCGGCGAGCGCTACGGCCGGGTGGTCGACCCGGACGGGCACCGCTGGGCGCTGACGACGAAGCGGGAGCAGTACACCCCGGAGGACATCGACGCCCGCAAGCCCACGAGGTCTAGCGGCGCGCGAGGACCCAGTGGAAGGTGGCCGGTCCTTCCGGTTCGTGCATGGTCACCAGCTCGTCGACGACGAGCGTGA